A genomic region of Streptosporangium lutulentum contains the following coding sequences:
- a CDS encoding ATP-binding protein, whose amino-acid sequence MVGSFGVLLRSLRQAAQLTIEELSHVSGVSVRAIGNMERGISRGPQQRTVEALAEALRLGEEQRAELAQAARVGRPRPSGPVAGVCELPRGAGDFTGRVGELGLLRELAGQAEAGRAEAGQAEAGRAEAGQAAVVVTISGTAGIGKTALAVHAARHLAELFPDGRFYVDLRGMDAVPLNSGAVLSRLLKALGVDERRIPDDAEERAELYRALLGDRRCLIVLDNAADEAQVLPLLPAGGRGMTIVTSRRSLAGLDGVRQVPLEQLSEVEAAGLLRAIVGMERTAADPDGVAELARLCGNLPLAVRIAGNRLQSRPGWTVGQLTGRLGDEGRRLEALAVGDLAVAAAFALSYRQVSGTARVAFRRLALAVASDVGVPLAAVLAQVDVFEAEDALEELVELGLLTSPYAGRYVFHDLVRLYARAQLEQEEPIEARREARRRMEAWLLEMAVVAGRWFEPGHGAPPPEWRSLVTLDSRREASDWLRAESVAWLEALRSVARRGEHATVVEVAESMHWFSDQWIQWGHWTEVFELSSGASRAMGDRLQEAVHLNYLSWALSECEGRGEEGEATALRALELAREAGDVRQQGWALVYAGWALKGDPASLERELDYTRRAADLLLQAGDLEGYPQAVVGYISALSRADRPEKGLEHSLALVATLRDPAYGGSPAIVSFSLGAALDGVGITYLALERWEEAVEAFQQALPELRAHPITWVLGRTHRGLGTALRRLGRIEEARQALTEAARLYEEAGASEQAAEVVKELQETAGPGATAER is encoded by the coding sequence ATGGTCGGCTCGTTCGGTGTGCTTCTGCGGAGCCTGCGGCAGGCGGCGCAGCTGACGATCGAGGAGTTGTCGCACGTCTCAGGGGTGAGCGTGCGGGCCATCGGGAACATGGAACGCGGCATCAGCCGCGGTCCGCAACAGCGCACGGTGGAGGCGCTGGCCGAGGCGTTGCGGCTCGGTGAGGAGCAGCGGGCCGAGCTGGCCCAGGCCGCGCGGGTAGGCAGGCCCCGTCCGAGCGGTCCGGTGGCGGGTGTGTGCGAGCTGCCGCGCGGGGCGGGTGACTTCACCGGCCGGGTGGGGGAACTGGGCCTGTTGCGCGAGCTCGCCGGGCAGGCCGAAGCCGGGCGGGCCGAAGCGGGGCAGGCCGAAGCCGGGCGGGCCGAAGCGGGGCAGGCCGCGGTGGTGGTCACCATCTCCGGTACCGCCGGGATCGGCAAGACGGCCCTGGCGGTGCATGCCGCCCGGCACCTGGCCGAGCTGTTCCCCGACGGCCGCTTTTATGTGGACCTGCGTGGCATGGACGCGGTGCCGCTGAACTCCGGGGCGGTGCTGTCGCGGCTGCTGAAGGCCTTGGGCGTGGACGAGCGGCGGATCCCCGACGACGCGGAGGAGCGGGCCGAGCTCTACCGGGCGCTGCTGGGTGATCGGCGGTGCCTGATCGTGCTGGACAACGCCGCCGATGAGGCGCAGGTGCTGCCGTTGCTGCCGGCGGGTGGCCGGGGGATGACCATCGTCACCAGCCGGCGGTCGCTGGCCGGGCTGGACGGGGTGCGCCAGGTCCCGCTGGAGCAGTTGTCGGAGGTGGAGGCGGCCGGGCTGTTGCGGGCGATCGTGGGGATGGAGCGGACCGCGGCCGATCCGGACGGGGTGGCCGAGCTGGCCCGGTTGTGCGGGAATCTGCCGCTGGCGGTGCGCATCGCGGGTAACCGGTTGCAGAGCCGTCCGGGTTGGACGGTGGGCCAGCTGACGGGGCGGCTGGGGGATGAGGGACGCCGGTTGGAAGCGCTGGCGGTCGGGGATTTGGCGGTGGCCGCCGCGTTCGCGTTGTCGTATCGGCAGGTGTCGGGGACGGCGAGGGTTGCTTTCCGGCGGCTGGCGCTGGCGGTCGCATCGGATGTCGGGGTGCCGCTGGCCGCCGTTTTGGCCCAGGTGGATGTGTTCGAGGCCGAGGACGCGCTGGAGGAGCTGGTCGAGCTGGGCCTGCTGACCTCGCCGTACGCCGGGCGGTACGTCTTCCACGACCTGGTCCGGTTGTATGCCCGTGCCCAGCTGGAGCAGGAGGAGCCGATCGAGGCGCGGCGGGAGGCGCGCCGGCGGATGGAGGCATGGCTGCTGGAGATGGCGGTGGTGGCCGGGCGCTGGTTCGAGCCGGGCCATGGCGCTCCGCCGCCGGAGTGGCGTTCCCTGGTCACGCTCGACAGCCGGCGGGAGGCGAGCGATTGGCTGCGGGCGGAGAGCGTGGCCTGGCTGGAGGCGCTGCGCTCGGTGGCTCGGCGTGGAGAGCACGCGACGGTGGTCGAGGTGGCCGAGTCCATGCACTGGTTCTCCGACCAGTGGATCCAGTGGGGGCACTGGACCGAGGTGTTCGAGCTGTCCTCCGGCGCGTCACGGGCCATGGGCGACCGGCTGCAGGAGGCGGTGCATCTCAACTACCTGTCCTGGGCGTTGTCTGAGTGTGAGGGCCGTGGCGAGGAGGGCGAGGCGACCGCGTTGCGGGCACTGGAGCTGGCCCGCGAGGCCGGCGACGTACGCCAGCAGGGGTGGGCACTGGTGTATGCCGGCTGGGCACTCAAGGGCGATCCGGCGAGCCTGGAGCGTGAGCTGGACTACACCCGGCGAGCCGCTGATCTCCTTCTCCAAGCCGGGGACCTGGAAGGTTATCCCCAGGCCGTGGTGGGCTACATCAGCGCGCTGAGTCGGGCGGACCGGCCAGAGAAGGGCTTGGAGCACAGTCTGGCGCTGGTGGCCACGCTGCGTGACCCCGCCTACGGCGGCTCTCCGGCCATCGTCAGCTTCAGTCTCGGGGCCGCCCTGGACGGTGTCGGCATCACTTACCTCGCGCTCGAACGCTGGGAGGAGGCGGTCGAGGCCTTCCAGCAGGCACTGCCCGAGTTGCGCGCCCACCCGATTACCTGGGTCCTGGGGCGTACCCATCGCGGCCTGGGCACCGCGCTGCGGCGCCTGGGCCGGATCGAGGAGGCGCGCCAGGCGTTGACGGAGGCGGCACGGCTGTACGAGGAAGCCGGTGCTTCCGAGCAGGCCGCCGAGGTGGTCAAGGAACTCCAGGAGACAGCCGGACCCGGCGCGACGGCTGAACGTTGA
- a CDS encoding Smr/MutS family protein gives MKLKLDLHPLYNRGGEIDKALRGIIDEAMRKKATEVEIIPGKGSGQLKKKVLRFLEQKEIKALYHRIDKDAKNHGRLFVYFRHK, from the coding sequence TTGAAGCTCAAGCTGGATCTGCACCCCCTCTACAACCGAGGCGGGGAGATCGACAAGGCGCTGCGGGGCATCATCGACGAGGCCATGAGGAAGAAGGCCACCGAGGTCGAGATCATCCCTGGCAAGGGCTCGGGCCAGCTCAAGAAGAAGGTCCTGCGCTTCCTTGAGCAGAAGGAGATCAAGGCTCTCTACCATCGCATCGACAAGGACGCCAAGAACCACGGCCGCCTGTTCGTCTACTTCCGCCACAAGTAG
- a CDS encoding S8 family serine peptidase, with translation MAVLAVGVGLVAAMAPPSSAATSPTPTPPAKWTATPLTGGELVQGAKSPTGKLAQSDQGLLRSTSGATVNVMVKLDYDSYAAYQGGLEGLPATSPTKTGKSLDIKSGDAKKYEKHIEEVENGFLSELAKRVPNARAGQKLRTVYGGIALRIPANKAAELLKLPGVAAVQEDKPEKLLSDSSPAFIGAPTIYNKLGGSSSSGKGVIVGVLDSGAWPEHPQFADPGTLPAVPPTRDGSPRICDFGDNPLTPGADPFACNRKLIGGAAFLETYLSIPENPDEVYTSARDSNGHGTHTATTSAGGPVAHANPLGIDRGPIHGIAPAAHVSVYKVCGALGCYPSDTAQAVGQAINDGVRVINFSISGGSSPYSDPVELAFLDAYAAGVLVSASAGNSGPGAATADHLSPWVTTVAASTQSRTFQSTLTLAGAGGASTTLKGASITAGIASPLPVVLASAPPYSNALCTAPAPPGLFAGKIVACERGPGRIVKGFNVLQGGAAGMILYNATPLDVMTDNHWIPTVHLDKPQTDTLLAFLSANPGATGKLTQGTKATWQGDVITTFSSRGPGGDFLKPDVTAPGLHIVAGQTPTLENTAGGPQGNLYQVIAGTSMSAPHVAGAAALVFALHPNWTPGQVKSALETTAKTSVTKQDRVTPADPFDFGGGRIDLTKAGDPGLTLNETAENFAASATDALNRIDLNLPSVNAPTMPGLITAKRTFTNVTDKTLTFTATGTTVKGANITVLPPLFSVKPGKTAKVSVVITAPDLPDGQYFGQVNLKQIGGTRNLHLPVAFFRKEGAVPIEQTCVPATIPQNTGESTCTVSVQNDNLEAAEVTALSTLDGKLRLNSVTGATKIGSQIATVKTTLAAKQPDRPGIAPGTGPAPYLPLDAFGITPIAMGDENAINFTVPPFQYAGKTYTRLGIVSNGYSIPGGSAGSTDIDFIPQTLPNPATPNNVLAPYWTDLDGTGAPGILVGTLTDGLNDWLVVEWRLNLFGTTDTKVFQQWIGLNGTEDITYIYDSGNLPGEPPAAYGLTVGAENDEGTAGGQITGPPTEDLRVTSAPGAPGGTLTYTMKVKGVSKGVGSVTTGTSTPQVKGLTIEVDKITVQ, from the coding sequence GTGGCGGTGCTCGCCGTCGGCGTCGGGCTCGTCGCGGCGATGGCGCCGCCGTCGAGTGCGGCCACATCCCCCACCCCCACCCCGCCGGCCAAGTGGACGGCGACCCCGCTGACCGGGGGTGAACTGGTCCAGGGCGCGAAATCGCCGACCGGCAAGCTCGCACAGAGCGACCAAGGGCTGCTGAGGTCGACCTCGGGCGCCACGGTCAACGTGATGGTCAAGCTGGACTACGACTCGTACGCCGCCTATCAAGGGGGACTTGAGGGGCTACCGGCGACAAGTCCGACGAAAACCGGCAAATCTCTTGATATCAAGAGCGGTGACGCCAAGAAATACGAAAAGCACATCGAAGAAGTCGAGAACGGCTTCCTCTCCGAGTTGGCCAAGCGCGTGCCCAACGCCAGAGCGGGACAGAAACTGCGGACCGTCTACGGCGGCATCGCATTGCGGATCCCGGCCAACAAGGCGGCCGAGCTGCTGAAGCTGCCCGGCGTGGCCGCCGTCCAGGAGGACAAGCCCGAGAAGCTTCTGAGCGACTCCAGCCCCGCCTTCATCGGGGCTCCCACGATCTACAACAAGCTGGGCGGCAGTTCCTCCTCCGGCAAGGGCGTCATCGTCGGCGTCCTGGACTCCGGCGCCTGGCCGGAGCACCCCCAGTTCGCCGACCCCGGCACGCTGCCCGCCGTACCCCCCACCAGGGACGGCAGCCCGCGTATCTGCGACTTCGGCGACAACCCGCTGACCCCGGGGGCGGACCCGTTCGCCTGCAACCGCAAGCTGATCGGCGGCGCGGCGTTCCTCGAGACCTACCTGTCGATACCCGAGAACCCGGACGAGGTCTACACCAGCGCCCGTGACTCCAACGGCCACGGCACCCACACCGCGACCACCTCGGCGGGCGGCCCGGTGGCCCACGCCAACCCGCTCGGCATCGACCGCGGCCCGATCCACGGCATCGCCCCGGCGGCGCACGTGTCGGTCTACAAGGTCTGCGGCGCCCTGGGCTGCTATCCCTCCGACACCGCGCAGGCGGTGGGCCAGGCGATCAACGACGGCGTCCGCGTGATCAACTTCTCGATCTCCGGCGGCAGTTCCCCCTACAGCGACCCGGTGGAGCTGGCCTTCCTCGACGCCTACGCGGCGGGCGTGCTCGTCTCCGCCTCGGCGGGCAACTCGGGCCCCGGAGCGGCCACCGCCGACCACCTCAGCCCGTGGGTGACCACGGTGGCGGCGTCCACCCAGAGCAGGACCTTCCAGTCCACCCTCACCCTGGCCGGCGCGGGCGGCGCGAGCACCACGCTGAAGGGCGCCTCCATCACCGCGGGCATCGCCTCGCCGCTGCCGGTGGTCCTGGCCTCGGCCCCGCCCTACTCCAACGCGCTGTGCACGGCGCCCGCTCCCCCGGGGCTGTTCGCCGGGAAGATCGTCGCCTGCGAGCGCGGTCCCGGACGAATCGTGAAGGGCTTCAACGTCCTCCAGGGCGGCGCGGCAGGCATGATCCTTTACAACGCCACGCCGCTCGACGTCATGACCGACAACCACTGGATTCCGACGGTCCACCTCGACAAGCCGCAGACCGACACCCTGCTGGCCTTCCTGTCCGCCAACCCCGGCGCGACCGGCAAGCTCACCCAGGGCACCAAGGCCACCTGGCAGGGTGACGTGATCACCACGTTCTCCTCCCGCGGGCCCGGCGGCGACTTCCTCAAGCCGGACGTCACCGCACCCGGCCTGCACATCGTAGCGGGGCAGACCCCGACGCTGGAGAATACGGCGGGTGGCCCGCAGGGCAACCTGTACCAGGTCATCGCGGGCACCTCGATGTCGGCTCCGCACGTCGCGGGCGCCGCGGCCCTGGTGTTCGCGCTGCACCCGAACTGGACGCCCGGCCAGGTGAAGTCCGCGCTGGAGACGACGGCCAAGACCTCGGTCACCAAGCAGGACCGCGTCACCCCCGCCGACCCGTTCGACTTCGGCGGCGGTCGCATCGACCTGACCAAGGCCGGCGACCCGGGCCTGACCCTGAACGAGACGGCGGAGAACTTCGCCGCCTCGGCCACCGACGCGCTCAACCGCATCGACCTCAACCTGCCGTCGGTGAACGCCCCGACCATGCCGGGTCTCATCACCGCCAAGCGGACGTTCACCAACGTCACCGACAAGACGCTCACCTTCACCGCCACCGGAACGACCGTCAAGGGCGCGAACATCACGGTGCTGCCGCCGCTGTTCAGCGTCAAGCCGGGCAAGACCGCCAAGGTCAGCGTGGTGATCACCGCACCGGACCTGCCGGACGGGCAGTACTTCGGCCAGGTGAACCTCAAGCAGATCGGTGGCACGCGCAACCTGCACCTGCCGGTCGCGTTCTTCCGCAAGGAAGGCGCCGTCCCGATCGAGCAGACCTGTGTGCCGGCCACCATCCCGCAGAACACCGGCGAGTCCACCTGCACGGTCAGCGTGCAGAACGACAACCTTGAGGCCGCCGAGGTGACGGCGCTCAGCACGCTGGACGGCAAGCTGCGGCTGAACAGCGTGACCGGTGCCACCAAGATCGGCTCACAGATAGCGACGGTGAAGACCACCCTCGCGGCCAAGCAGCCGGACAGGCCGGGCATCGCCCCGGGCACCGGACCCGCTCCCTACCTGCCGCTCGACGCCTTCGGCATCACACCGATCGCGATGGGTGACGAGAACGCGATCAACTTCACCGTCCCGCCGTTCCAGTACGCGGGGAAGACCTACACCCGGCTCGGCATCGTCTCCAACGGGTACTCGATCCCGGGAGGCAGCGCGGGCTCGACCGACATCGACTTCATACCGCAGACCCTGCCGAACCCCGCGACCCCGAACAACGTGCTCGCACCCTACTGGACCGACCTGGACGGCACCGGCGCGCCGGGCATCCTCGTCGGGACGCTGACCGACGGCCTGAACGACTGGCTCGTCGTCGAATGGCGGCTCAACCTCTTCGGCACCACCGACACCAAGGTGTTCCAGCAGTGGATCGGGCTGAACGGGACAGAGGACATCACCTACATCTATGACTCGGGCAACCTGCCCGGCGAACCGCCGGCGGCCTACGGCCTGACCGTGGGCGCCGAGAACGACGAGGGTACGGCCGGCGGCCAGATCACCGGTCCGCCGACCGAGGACCTGCGTGTGACCAGCGCGCCCGGAGCTCCCGGCGGCACCCTGACCTACACGATGAAGGTCAAGGGAGTCAGCAAGGGGGTCGGGTCGGTGACGACGGGCACGTCGACGCCGCAGGTGAAGGGCCTCACCATCGAGGTCGACAAGATAACCGTGCAGTAG
- a CDS encoding CBS domain-containing protein, with the protein MLIGTILQGKGTYVATVSPDATVAELLAVLATNNIGAVVVSEDGVSIVGIVSERDVVRRLNDRGSDVLGSPVSSIMTTEVRTSSPDVNVDDLRQLMTTHRIRHVPVVADGRLAGIVSIGDVVKNAIEVLETEKAHLVDYLHR; encoded by the coding sequence ATGCTGATCGGTACGATTCTGCAAGGCAAGGGCACATACGTGGCAACCGTCAGCCCCGACGCGACGGTGGCCGAACTCCTGGCCGTCCTGGCCACGAACAACATCGGTGCCGTGGTGGTGTCCGAGGACGGCGTGTCGATCGTGGGTATCGTCTCCGAGCGGGACGTGGTGCGACGGCTGAACGACCGGGGCTCGGACGTGCTGGGGTCCCCGGTGTCGTCCATCATGACGACCGAGGTCCGCACCTCCTCTCCCGACGTCAACGTGGACGACCTGCGGCAGCTCATGACCACGCACCGCATCCGGCACGTGCCGGTCGTGGCAGACGGGCGACTGGCCGGGATCGTGAGCATCGGCGACGTGGTCAAGAACGCCATCGAGGTGCTGGAGACCGAGAAGGCGCACCTGGTGGACTACCTCCACCGCTGA
- a CDS encoding PucR family transcriptional regulator: MGTRVVADDEVRRIMRLAAGRLLQRLPRLTDELVAKIRDTDEAYRRMVPTDDHWQSVYEAMRDGIGAILLPRPERRDLPQAEMTARRRAEQGLPMDSLLRSYRLSAQVMWDGLIEVVTEEEPENLAVLIRSATNVWHATDRQAIAAAEAYRRREAEMFGRTAERVQALLDALLEDRADAALVRSAAAALDLPELGRYAVVVTRLPGRQDHREDAVRPTGLGAMRLLWRMRSDYEVSVVLLHEAEMEDLTCELRPHITGCAGISPVVEGLAELGRARRLAELALRTCAGEGPEIARLEDRLPAALVVSQPELAGHLSGAVLRPILALDQADREVLLGTLEAWLRCEGSAMRAAGQLYCHRNTVFNRIRRIEQLTGRSLARPLDIVELTLALDAVRLLPVI, encoded by the coding sequence ATGGGGACTCGGGTCGTCGCGGATGACGAAGTGCGAAGGATCATGCGGCTGGCCGCCGGCCGGCTGTTGCAGAGGCTCCCTCGGCTCACCGACGAACTCGTCGCCAAGATCCGCGACACCGACGAGGCGTACCGGCGGATGGTGCCCACCGACGATCACTGGCAGAGCGTCTACGAGGCCATGCGGGACGGCATCGGCGCCATCCTGCTGCCCCGGCCGGAGCGGCGGGACCTGCCCCAGGCGGAGATGACCGCCCGGCGCAGGGCGGAGCAGGGCCTTCCCATGGACTCGCTGCTGCGCAGCTACCGGCTCTCCGCGCAGGTGATGTGGGACGGCCTGATCGAGGTGGTCACCGAGGAGGAGCCGGAGAACCTGGCGGTCCTGATCCGCAGTGCCACCAACGTGTGGCACGCCACCGACCGGCAGGCGATCGCCGCCGCCGAGGCCTACCGCAGACGGGAGGCCGAGATGTTCGGCCGCACAGCCGAGCGGGTCCAGGCCCTGCTCGACGCACTGCTTGAGGACCGCGCCGACGCCGCCCTGGTCCGCAGCGCCGCCGCCGCGCTGGACCTGCCCGAACTCGGCCGGTACGCGGTCGTCGTCACCCGGCTTCCCGGCCGTCAGGATCACAGGGAGGACGCCGTCCGCCCGACCGGCCTGGGCGCGATGCGGCTGCTGTGGCGGATGCGTTCCGACTACGAGGTGTCGGTCGTCCTGCTGCACGAGGCGGAGATGGAGGATCTGACCTGTGAGCTACGCCCGCACATCACCGGGTGCGCGGGGATCAGCCCGGTGGTCGAGGGGCTGGCCGAGCTGGGCCGCGCCCGACGGCTCGCCGAGCTCGCGCTGCGGACCTGTGCGGGGGAGGGCCCGGAGATCGCCAGGCTGGAGGACCGGCTGCCCGCGGCGCTGGTGGTGAGCCAGCCCGAGCTCGCGGGTCATCTCAGCGGCGCTGTGCTCCGGCCCATCCTCGCCCTCGACCAGGCCGACCGGGAGGTTCTGCTCGGCACCCTGGAGGCGTGGCTGCGCTGCGAGGGTTCCGCGATGCGCGCCGCCGGGCAGCTGTACTGCCACCGCAACACGGTCTTCAACCGCATCCGCCGCATCGAGCAACTCACCGGGCGATCCCTGGCGCGACCCCTGGACATCGTGGAGCTCACTCTCGCCCTCGACGCCGTGCGATTGCTCCCCGTAATCTGA
- a CDS encoding ABC transporter ATP-binding protein has protein sequence MDVHDPRPPEDSGLVVRDLAVNYGPVLALRGVSLNVPRGSIVTVLGGNGAGKSTLLRAVSGTLRFQRGGITAGEISFDRVRLSGAAASAVVAGGVVQVPEGRRVFARMTVEENLRAGALGARDRRSAAEARQDVLTLFPVLAERAGQRAGLLSGGEQQMLAIGRALMARPRMLLLDEPTLGLAPMMAARIADTVREINARGTTVLLVEQNAAMALSLASYAYVLEVGEVVLSGPAAELAESDEVRRRYLGIEARSEDDRDDRDAPLAAASAGRPVLTRWSA, from the coding sequence ATGGACGTCCACGACCCTCGCCCGCCCGAAGACTCCGGGCTGGTCGTCAGGGATCTGGCGGTGAACTACGGTCCGGTCCTTGCCCTGCGAGGGGTCTCGCTGAACGTTCCGCGCGGCTCGATCGTCACGGTGCTCGGCGGCAACGGCGCGGGGAAGTCGACCCTGCTGCGCGCCGTGTCGGGCACCCTGCGGTTCCAGCGGGGCGGGATAACGGCGGGCGAGATCAGCTTTGACCGGGTGAGGCTGTCCGGCGCGGCCGCCTCGGCCGTCGTCGCGGGGGGCGTCGTCCAGGTGCCCGAGGGGCGCCGGGTCTTCGCGCGGATGACCGTCGAGGAGAATCTGCGGGCCGGCGCGCTCGGAGCACGTGACCGCCGGTCCGCGGCCGAGGCCAGACAGGACGTGCTCACGCTCTTTCCCGTGCTCGCCGAGCGCGCCGGACAGCGCGCGGGACTGCTGTCGGGAGGCGAGCAGCAGATGCTCGCCATCGGACGCGCGCTGATGGCCCGGCCGAGGATGCTCCTGCTGGACGAGCCCACCCTCGGCCTCGCGCCGATGATGGCGGCCCGGATCGCCGACACCGTCCGCGAGATCAACGCCCGGGGGACGACCGTGCTCCTGGTGGAGCAGAACGCCGCCATGGCCCTGTCTCTCGCCTCCTACGCGTACGTGCTGGAGGTCGGCGAGGTGGTGCTGTCGGGCCCGGCCGCCGAGCTCGCCGAGAGCGACGAGGTGCGCCGGCGCTACCTGGGGATCGAGGCCCGGAGCGAGGACGACCGCGACGACCGCGACGCCCCCCTGGCCGCCGCGTCCGCCGGGCGCCCGGTCCTGACGAGGTGGTCGGCGTGA
- a CDS encoding ABC transporter ATP-binding protein — protein MDASASGVPRLDVRDVTVRFAGLTALDAIGFTVEPGSVHAIIGPNGAGKSTCFNVLSGVYRATAGSVRFGDAELTSLLPHRIAALGVARTFQNIALSPRMSVRENLMLGRHRLTRAGFVSAGLRLPSARREAARHGERVIEIAAFVGLTERLATPVGLLPYGVQKRVELARALCMEPRLLLLDEPVAGMSGGERREMAELIVAVRESLGISILLVEHDMGMVMRLADAVTVLDFGRRIADGPPLEVQSDPEVIRAYLGAASEKEETAS, from the coding sequence ATGGATGCCTCGGCCTCCGGCGTTCCCCGGCTCGACGTACGCGACGTCACCGTACGTTTCGCGGGACTCACCGCGCTCGACGCGATCGGCTTCACCGTCGAACCCGGCAGCGTCCACGCGATCATCGGCCCCAACGGGGCGGGCAAGTCGACCTGCTTCAACGTGCTGTCGGGCGTCTATCGCGCCACCGCGGGCAGCGTGCGGTTCGGTGACGCGGAACTGACCTCCCTGCTCCCGCACCGCATCGCCGCCCTGGGTGTGGCGCGCACCTTCCAGAACATCGCCCTGTCGCCTCGCATGTCGGTGCGGGAGAACCTGATGCTCGGCCGCCATCGGCTGACCCGCGCCGGCTTCGTCTCGGCCGGGCTGCGGTTGCCGTCCGCCCGGCGCGAGGCGGCCAGGCACGGCGAGCGGGTGATCGAGATCGCCGCCTTCGTGGGGCTCACCGAACGGCTCGCGACACCCGTCGGGCTCCTGCCGTACGGCGTGCAGAAGCGGGTCGAGCTGGCCCGGGCCCTGTGCATGGAACCCCGGCTGCTGCTGCTCGACGAACCGGTGGCCGGCATGAGCGGCGGAGAGCGCCGCGAGATGGCCGAGCTGATCGTCGCCGTCCGGGAGAGCCTCGGCATCTCGATCCTGCTGGTCGAGCACGACATGGGGATGGTCATGCGGCTCGCCGACGCCGTGACGGTCCTGGACTTCGGCAGGCGCATCGCGGACGGGCCTCCCCTGGAGGTCCAGAGCGATCCCGAGGTCATCCGCGCCTACCTGGGCGCGGCGAGCGAGAAGGAGGAGACCGCTTCGTGA
- a CDS encoding branched-chain amino acid ABC transporter permease, with the protein MITFLELLANGISVGAVYALIALGFVIIFKATEVLNFAHASLLLVGGFIVAKLHASVGFWAALLIGIAGAAVLAALIEFLVIRRANVSSHSVLAIATIGIDIVLTTELTRQIGADVLALGDPWRDQVLHLGAVSIAQTRVAALVVAAVLITAFLLAFKYTNWGIAMRATAEDSETAALMGVRRGRVSMGAWAIAGALAAVAALFLCVFPTPGLDRSTTFAAMKAFPAAILGGLDSTTGALVGGLIIGVTEALMSGYQNEMAFLGRGIGDVAPFLVMIVVLLIRPAGLFGTRELARV; encoded by the coding sequence GTGATCACTTTTCTCGAACTCCTGGCGAACGGGATCTCCGTGGGAGCGGTGTACGCGCTGATCGCCCTGGGGTTCGTCATCATCTTCAAGGCGACCGAGGTGCTCAACTTCGCCCATGCCTCGTTGCTCCTGGTCGGCGGCTTCATCGTCGCCAAACTGCACGCCTCGGTCGGCTTCTGGGCCGCCCTGCTGATCGGCATCGCCGGGGCGGCCGTCCTGGCCGCACTGATCGAGTTCCTGGTCATCCGCCGGGCGAACGTCTCCTCCCACAGCGTCCTGGCGATCGCGACGATCGGCATCGACATCGTGCTGACGACCGAGCTCACCCGGCAGATCGGCGCCGACGTCCTCGCCCTCGGCGATCCCTGGCGCGATCAGGTGCTGCATCTGGGGGCCGTCAGCATCGCCCAGACCCGCGTCGCCGCGCTGGTCGTCGCCGCCGTCCTGATCACCGCGTTCCTGCTCGCGTTCAAATACACCAACTGGGGCATCGCCATGCGTGCCACCGCCGAGGACTCCGAGACCGCCGCCCTGATGGGCGTGCGGCGCGGGCGGGTGTCGATGGGGGCGTGGGCGATCGCCGGCGCCCTCGCCGCCGTCGCCGCCCTCTTCCTGTGCGTGTTCCCCACCCCGGGGCTGGACCGCAGCACGACGTTCGCCGCGATGAAGGCGTTCCCCGCCGCGATCCTCGGCGGCCTGGACTCCACCACGGGCGCGCTGGTCGGCGGGCTCATCATCGGGGTCACCGAGGCCCTGATGAGCGGCTACCAGAACGAGATGGCCTTCCTCGGCCGGGGCATCGGCGACGTCGCGCCGTTCCTCGTGATGATCGTGGTCCTGCTCATCCGCCCCGCGGGGCTGTTCGGGACAAGGGAGCTGGCCCGTGTCTAG